A DNA window from Drosophila virilis strain 15010-1051.87 chromosome 4, Dvir_AGI_RSII-ME, whole genome shotgun sequence contains the following coding sequences:
- the Mhc gene encoding myosin heavy chain, muscle isoform X5: protein MPKPAASQEDEDPTPYLFVSLEQRRIDQSKPYDSKKSCWVPDEKEGYLLGEIKATKGDIVSVGLPGGETKDFKKDQLQQVNPPKYEKAEDMSNLTYLNDASVLHNLRQRYYNKLIYTYSGLFCVAINPYKRYPVYTNRCAKMYRGKRRNEVPPHIFAISDGAYVDMLTNHVNQSMLITGESGAGKTENTKKVIAYFATVGASGKKDESQKNKGSLEDQVVQTNPVLEAFGNAKTVRNDNSSRFGKFIRIHFGPSGKLAGADIETYLLEKARVISQQSLERSYHIFYQIMSGAVAGVKDMCLLSDNIYDYFNVSQGKVTVPSIDDSEEFQLADQAFDILGFTKQEKEDVYKITAAVMHMGGMKFKQRGREEQAEQDGEEEGGRVSKLFGCDTAELYKNLLKPRIKVGNEFVTQGRNVQQVTNSIGALCKGVFDRLFKWLVKKCNETLDTKQKRQHFIGVLDIAGFEIFDYNGFEQLCINFTNEKLQQFFNHVMFVLEQEEYTKEGIHWDFIDFGMDLLACIELIEKPMGILSILEEESMFPKATDQTFSEKLTNTHLGKSAPFQKPKPPKPGQQAAHFAIGHYAGVVAYNITGWLEKNKDPLNDTVVDQFKKSQNKLLIEIFADHPGQSGGGEQAKGGRGKKGGGFATVSSAYKEQLNSLMTTLRSTQPHFVRCIIPNEMKQPGMVDAHLVMHQLTCNGVLEGIRICRKGFPNRMVYPDFKMRYQILNPGGIVGVDDPKKCGSLILESTTLDPDMYRIGHTKVFFRAGVLGQMEEFRDERLGKIMSWMQAWARGYLSRRGFKKLQEQRVALKVVQRNLRKYLQLRTWPWYKLWQKIKPLLNVSRIEDEIARLEEKAKKAEELHAAEVKVRKELEVLNAKLLAEKTALLDSLSGEKGQLQDFQERNAKLTAQKNDLENQLRDIQERLTQEEDARNQLFQQKKKADQEISGLKKDIEDLELSVQKAEQDKATKDHQIRNLNDEIAHQDELINKLNKEKKMQGESNQKTGEELQAAEDKINHLNKVKAKLEQTLDELEDSLEREKKVRGDVEKSKRKVEGDLKLTQEAVSDLERNKKELEQTIQRKDKELSSITAKLEDEQVVVGKHQRQIKELQARIEELEEEVEAERQARAKAEKQRADLARELEELGERLEEAGGATSAQIELNKKREAELSKLRRDLEEANIQHESTLANLRKKHNDAVAEMAEQVDQLNKLKAKAEKEKNEYYGQLNDLRAGVDHITNEKAAQEKIAKQLQHTLNEVQSKLDETNRTLNDFDASKKKLSIENSDLLRQLEEAESQVSQLSKIKISLTTQLEDTKRLADEESRERATLLGKFRNLEHDLDNLREQVEEEAEGKADLQRQLSKANAEAQVWRSKYESDGVARSEELEEAKRKLQARLAEAEETIESLNQKCIGLEKTKQRLSTEVEDLQLEVDRANAIANAAEKKQKAFDKIIGEWKLKVDDLAAELDASQKECRNYSTELFRLKGAYEEGQEQLEAVRRENKNLADEVKDLLDQIGEGGRNIHEIEKARKRLEAEKDELQAALEEAEAALEQEENKVLRAQLELSQVRQEIDRRIQEKEEEFENTRKNHQRALDSMQASLEAEAKGKAEALRMKKKLEADINELEIALDHANKANAEAQKNIKRYQQQLKDIQTALEEEQRARDDAREQLGISERRANALQNELEESRTLLEQADRGRRQAEQELADAHEQLNEVSAQNASISAAKRKLESELQTLHSDLDELLNEAKNSEEKAKKAMVDAARLADELRAEQDHAQTQEKLRKALEQQIKELQVRLDEAEANALKGGKKAIQKLEQRVRELENELDGEQRRHADAQKNLRKSERRIKELSFQSEEDRKNHERMQDLVDKLQQKIKTYKRQIEEAEEIAALNLAKFRKAQQELEEAEERADLAEQAISKFRAKGRAGSVGRGASPAPRATSVRPQFDGLAFPPRFDLAPENEF, encoded by the exons ATGCCGAAGCCAGCTGCCAGCCAGGAGGATGAGGATCCCACCCCATACCTGTTCGTGTCTTTGGAACAAAGACGTATCGATCAATCGAAACCCTATGATTCGAAGAAGAGTTGTTGGGTGCCCGATGAGAAGGAGGGTTATCTTCTTGGTGAGATCAAGGCCACCAAGGGCGATATCGTCTCCGTCGGTCTGCCTGGTGGAGAG ACGAAAGACTTCAAGAAAGATCAGCTCCAGCAGGTGAACCCTCCGAAATACGAAAAAGCTGAGGATATGTCTAACTTGACATACCTTAACGATGCCTCTGTGCTCCATAACTTGAGGCAGAGATATTACAACAAGCTCATCTAT ACCTACTCCGGTCTTTTCTGCGTTGCCATCAATCCCTATAAGCGCTACCCCGTCTATACCAACCGTTGCGCTAAGATGTACCGTGGTAAGCGCCGTAATGAAGTGCCACCCcatatttttgccatttctgaCGGTGCCTACGTCGACATGTTGACCAACCACGTGAATCAATCTATGTTGATTACCGGTGAGTCTGGTgctggtaagactgagaacACGAAGAAGGTCATTGCGTACTTCGCCACTGTTGGCGCTTCTGGCAAGAAGGATGAGTCGCAGAAGAACAAGGGCTCCCTGGAAGATCAGGTTGTGCAAACCAATCCTGTGCTTGAGGCCTTCGGTAACGCCAAGACCGTGCGTAACGATAACTCCTCTCGTTTC GGTAAATTCATCCGTATTCATTTCGGTCCATCTGGTAAACTGGCTGGTGCTGATATTGAGACCT ATCTGTTGGAGAAGGCTCGTGTCATCTCTCAGCAGTCCCTGGAGCGCTCCTACCATATCTTCTACCAGATTATGTCCGGTGCCGTTGCTGGTGTCAaag ACATGTGCTTGCTCTCTGATAACATTTACGACTACTTTAACGTATCCCAGGGCAAGGTCACTGTGCCCAGTATCGATGACTCTGAGGAATTCCAGCTGGCAGAT CAAGCTTTCGACATCTTGGGCTTCACCAAGCAGGAGAAGGAGGATGTGTACAAGATCACCGCCGCTGTCATGCATATGGGTGGCATGAAGTTCAAGCAACGTGGTCGCGAGGAGCAGGCTGAACAGGATGGTGAGGAGGAGGGTGGCCGTGTGTCTAAGCTGTTCGGCTGCGACACCGCTGAGCTGTACAAGAACTTGCTCAAGCCCCGCATCAAGGTCGGTAACGAGTTCGTCACCCAGGGCCGTAACGTCCAGCAGGTCACCAACTCCATTGGTGCTCTGTGCAAGGGTGTCTTCGATCGTCTCTTCAAATGGCTGGTCAAGAAGTGTAACGAGACTCTGGATACCAAGCAGAAGCGTCAGCATTTCATTGGTGTACTGGATATTGCTGGTTTTGAAATCTTCGAC TACAATGGCTTCGAGCAGTTGTGTATTAACTTCACCAATGAGAAATTGCAACAATTCTTTAACCATGTCATGTTCGTCTTGGAACAAGAGGAATACACCAAAGAGGGTATTCATTGGGACTTTATTGATTTCGGTATGGACTTGCTGGCCTGTATCGAACTGATTGAAAAG CCTATGGGTATCTTGTCGATTCTTGAGGAAGAGTCTATGTTCCCCAAGGCCACCGATCAGACCTTCTCGGAGAAGCTGACCAACACCCATTTGGGCAAGTCGGCTCCATTCCAGAAGCCCAAGCCACCAAAGCCCGGCCAGCAGGCAGCTCACTTTGCCATCGGCCATTATGCTGGTGTTGTCGCCTATAACATCACCGGTTGGTTGGAGAAGAACAAGGATCCCCTGAACGACACTGTTGTCGATCAGTTCAAGAAGTCGCAGAACAAACTGCTCATCGAAATCTTCGCTGATCACCCCGGCCAGTCCGGCGGCGGTGAACAGGCCAAGGGCGGTCGTGGCAAGAAGGGCGGTGGCTTCGCCACTGTCTCGTCTGCCTACAAGGAGCAGTTGAACAGCTTGATGACAACTCTGCGCTCGACACAGCCTCACTTCGTCCGTTGCATCATTCCCAATGAAATGAAACAGCCTGGCATGGTTGATGCTCACTTGGTTATGCACCAGCTGACTTGTAACGGTGTGCTTGAAGGTATCCGTATTTGCCGTAAAGGTTTCCCCAACAGAATGGTCTACCCCGACTTCAAGATGCG ctATCAAATTCTAAATCCAGGTGGTATTGTTGGCGTTGATGATCCCAAGAAGTGTGGCTCACTTATATTGGAATCCACAACATTGGATCCCGATATGTATCGTATTGGACACACTAAG GTGTTCTTCCGTGCCGGTGTCCTGGGTCAGATGGAGGAGTTCCGTGATGAGCGTCTCGGCAAGATCATGTCCTGGATGCAGGCCTGGGCCCGCGGTTATCTGTCCCGCAGAGGCTTCAAGAAGCTGCAGGAGCAGCGTGTCGCCCTCAAGGTTGTCCAGCGCAATCTGCGCAAATACCTGCAGCTGCGTACCTGGCCCTGGTACAAACTGTGGCAGAAGATCAAGCCTCTGCTCAACGTCAGCCGCATTGAGGACGAAATTGCC CGTCTGGAGGAGAAGGCCAAGAAGGCTGAGGAACTGCATGCCGCTGAAGTGAAAGTGCGCAAGGAGTTGGAGGTCTTGAACGCCAAACTGTTGGCCGAGAAGACCGCCCTGCTGGACTCCCTGTCCGGCGAGAAGGGTCAGCTGCAGGACTTCCAGGAGCGCAACGCTAAGTTGACCGCCCAGAAGAACGACCTCGAGAACCAGCTGCGC GACATTCAAGAGCGCCTGACTCAGGAGGAAGATGCCCGCAACCAGCTGTtccagcagaagaagaaggcCGATCAGGAGATCTCTGGCCTGAAGAAGGACATCGAGGATCTGGAATTGAGCGTCCAGAAGGCCGAACAGGATAAGGCCACCAAGGATCACCAGATCCGCAACTTGAACGACGAGATCGCCCACCAGGATGAGCTCATCAACAAGTTGAACAAGGAGAAGAAGATGCAGGGTGAGAGCAACCAGAAGACTGGTGAGGAACTGCAGGCCGCTGAGGACAAGATTAACCACTTGAACAAGGTTAAGGCCAAGCTCGAGCAGACTCTCGATGAGCTCGAGGATTCGCTGGAGCGCGAGAAGAAGGTGCGCGGCGATGTTGAGAAGTCTAAGCGCAAGGTTGAGGGTGACCTCAAGCTGACCCAGGAGGCTGTTTCCGATCTGGAGCGCAACAAGAAGGAGTTGGAGCAGACCATCCAGCGTAAGGACAAGGAATTGTCCTCCATCACCGCCAAGCTGGAAGATGAGCAGGTCGTTGTTGGCAAACACCAGCGCCAGATCAAGGAACTGCAGGCCCGCATTGAAGAGCTCGAGGAGGAGGTCGAGGCCGAGCGTCAGGCCCGCGCCAAGGCTGAGAAGCAGCGCGCCGATTTGGCCCGCGAACTCGAGGAATTGGGTGAGCGTCTGGAGGAGGCTGGCGGTGCCACCTCTGCCCAGATTGAGCTGAACAAGAAGCGTGAGGCTGAGCTGAGCAAACTGCGTCGCGATCTTGAGGAAGCCAACATCCAGCACGAATCCACCCTGGCCAACCTGCGCAAGAAGCACAACGATGCCGTCGCTGAGATGGCCGAACAGGTTGATCAGCTCAACAAGCTGAAGGCCAA GGCTGAGAAGGAGAAGAACGAGTACTACGGCCAGCTGAACGATCTGCGTGCCGGTGTTGATCACATTACCAACGAGAAG GCTGCCCAGGAGAAGATCgccaagcagctgcagcatacCCTCAACGAGGTCCAGTCCAAATTGGATGAGACCAACAGGACTCTGAACGATTTCGATGCCAGCAAGAAGAAGCTGTCCATTGAGAACTCCGATCTGTTGCGTCAATTGGAGGAAGCCGAGTCTCAGGTGTCGCAGCTGTCCAAGATCAAGATCTCCTTGACCACCCAGCTGGAAGATACCAAGCGTTTGGCCGATGAGGAGTCTCGCGAACGCGCCACCCTTTTGGGCAAGTTCCGCAACTTGGAGCACGACCTCGACAACTTGCGCGAGCAGGTTGAGGAGGAGGCTGAGGGCAAGGCTGATTTGCAGCGTCAACTCAGCAAGGCTAACGCTGAGGCCCAGGTCTGGCGCAGCAAGTACGAGTCCGATGGTGTTGCCCGCTCTGAGGAGCTGGAGGAGGCCAAGAGGAAGCTGCAGGCCCGCCTTGCCGAGGCTGAGGAGACCATCGAGTCGCTCAACCAGAAGTGCATCGGCCTGGAGAAGACCAAGCAGCGCCTGTCCACCGAAGTCGAGGACTTGCAGCTGGAGGTCGACCGTGCCAATGCCATTGCCAACGCCGCCGAGAAGAAGCAGAAGGCCTTCGACAAGATCATTGGCGAATGGAAGCTTAAGGTTGATGACTTGGCCGCTGAGCTGGATGCCTCCCAGAAGGAGTGCCGCAACTACTCCACCGAGTTGTTCCGTCTTAAGGGTGCCTACGAGGAAGGCCAGGAACAGCTGGAGGCTGTGCGTCGTGAGAACAAGAACTTGGCCGATGAGGTTAAGGATCTGCTCGACCAAATCGGTGAGGGTGGCCGCAACATCCATGAAATCGAGAAGGCCCGCAAGCGCCTGGAAGCCGAAAAGGACGAGCTCCAGGCTGCTCTTGAGGAAGCCGAGGCTGCTCTCGAACAGGAGGAGAACAAGGTCCTCCGCGCTCAACTTGAGCTGTCCCAGGTGCGCCAGGAAATCGATCGCCGCATCCAGGAGAAGGAAGAGGAATTCGAGAATACCCGCAAGAACCACCAGCGCGCTCTCGACTCCATGCAAGCCTCCCTCGAAGCCGAAGCCAAGGGCAAGGCTGAGGCGCTGCGCATGAAGAAGAAGTTGGAAGCCGACATCAACGAATTGGAAATTGCTCTGGATCATGCCAACAAG GCTAACGCCGAGGCCCAGAAGAACATCAAGCGCTACCAACAGCAGCTCAAGGACATCCAGACTGCCCTTGAGGAAGAACAGAGAGCCCGCGATGATGCCCGCGAACAGCTGGGTATCTCCGAGCGTCGTGCCAACGCTCTGCAGAACGAACTGGAAGAGTCTCGCACTCTGCTGGAGCAGGCCGATCGCGGTCGTCGCCAGGCCGAGCAAGAGCTGGCCGATGCCCACGAACAGCTGAACGAAGTTTCCGCCCAGAACGCTTCCATCTCCGCTGCCAAGAGGAAATTGGAGTCTGAGCTGCAGACCCTGCACTCTGACCTGGATGAGCTCCTGAACGAAGCCAAGAACTCCGAGGAGAAGGCCAAGAAGGCTATGGTTGATGCTGCCCGCCTGGCTGATGAGCTCCGCGCTGAGCAGGATCATGCCCAGACCCAGGAGAAATTGAGAAAGGCCCTGGAACAGCAGATCAAGGAATTGCAGGTGCGTCTGGATGAGGCTGAGGCCAATGCCCTTAAGGGTGGCAAGAAGGCTATCCAGAAATTGGAGCAGCGCGTCCGCGAGCTCGAGAACGAGCTGGATGGTGAGCAGAGAAGACACGCCGATGCCCAGAAGAACTTGCGCAAATCTGAGCGCCGCATCAAGGAGTTGAGCTTCCAGTCTGAGGAGGACCGCAAGAACCACGAACGCATGCAGGATCTGGTCGATAAGCTGCAACAGAAGATCAAGACATACAAGAGGCAGATCGAGGAAGCCGAGGAAATCGCTGCCCTCAACTTGGCCAAATTCCGCAAGGCCCAGCAGGAGCTCGAGGAAGCCGAGGAGCGTGCCGATCTGGCTGAGCAGGCAATTAGCAAATTCCGCGCCAAGGGACGTGCCGGTTCTGTCGGTCGTGGTGCCAGCCCAGCG CCCCGTGCGACATCCGTTAGGCCACAATTCGACGGATTGGCTTTCCCACCAAGATTCGACCTTGCTCCTGAAAACGAATTCTAA